In a genomic window of Littorina saxatilis isolate snail1 linkage group LG6, US_GU_Lsax_2.0, whole genome shotgun sequence:
- the LOC138969268 gene encoding annexin A7-like isoform X2 — protein MTVLLVLALCMASALAGYPKYTDYYGPNVYGNKPANGYVPKPVYKQEYPLYGQGNKYPVNNNYPQNNNYGAQGGSYPPKQYGAQGVQGAQGAQGVYYPQANAYPQGNYPQANYRAPVENYAQKNYYPQVNYHQNAYPKTTYPQANYPAGGYYPKNGYPQENNYPQTTYPKQNNQGYYANAGRARYNNNAGNYPAKTAYPAKDTYAPSKTNFYPPRLVYPIKDNRQNSQLGKRPGSVSKSAFPSFNNFKIPGFAFGKALFN, from the exons ATG ACCGTTCTCCTAGTCCTGGCCCTGTGTATGGCCTCTGCTCTGGCTGGTTACCCCAAGTACACGGACTACTATGGGCCTAAT GTGTACGGGAACAAGCCAGCAAATGGCTACGTGCCCAAGCCCGTCTACAAGCAGGAGTACCCCCTTTACGGCCAGGGGAACAAGTACCCGGTCAACAACAACTATCCCCAGAACAACAACTACGGTGCACAGGGCGGGTCGTATCCTCCGAAACAATATGGTGCCCAGGGTGTCCAGGGTGCCCAGGGGGCCCAGGGTGTCTATTACCCTCAGGCAAACGCCTACCCGCAGGGAAATTATCCTCAG GCAAACTACCGTGCCCCGGTTGAGAACTACGCTCAGAAGAACTACTACCCCCAGGTTAACTACCACCAGAACGCCTACCCCAAGACTACCTACCCACAGGCCAACTACCCAGCGGGTGGCTACTACCCAAAGAACGGCTACCCACAAGAGAACAATTATCCCCAGACAACCTATCCCAAGCAGAACAACCAGGGTTATTACGCCAACGCTGGACGCGCTCGATATAACAACAACGCTGGGAACTACCCGGCTAAAACCGCCTACCCGGCCAAGGACACATACGCTCCTTCCAAGACCAATTTCTACCCGCCCAGACTGGTGTACCCAATCAAGGACAACCGACAGAATAGCCAATTGGGCAAGAGGCCTGGTTCTGTATCCAAGTCTGCCTTCCCAAGCTTCAACAATTTCAAGATCCCCGGCTTTGCTTTTGGCAAAGCGCTGTTTAATTAA
- the LOC138969269 gene encoding uncharacterized protein isoform X2 has product MAKGWFLLLVLVASSSAQRSFSRRPPGREEPQYQPAPAPAPAPAQQEEQYPPQDQEPPQSDQPDPVSKTKSHFDIGPSNYGPGNYGPSHEDIGPSAADFGASIFSNSAAFNPFGGVSSFRPAKRPLDDPPKQSDYDSQALGGHTPSNQQPAYGPSNQSPRSDFGQRRGSNQPSHPGLGRPGAGYQAQQPHFPQAASGHQPQQAHLGHLQPSYQPQQPGSGHSGFGYPPQQAGYGQPTPSNQPQQPGLGHSGSGYHPQQAGLGRAGSEFQPHQPDFGPQDPRLPPSESRYGQGGAGYGQNQPHYPSPQNTQPQQKPPGQRGAGGLFSNSEGLGNALVPTLGILNGLGNGGAGANSRRPQEEPLQGGRKKPNLIKNDLFGQFFGSKGKSDFGNDDDLLKTLGPSASPFQSKKANDFPRIGDPPPSRPAFQRPSPKSDQYGNPSPYVQNPYPSQSYDGALSKQISPNEQRRRQQGASPQPSPQGYGQQPPQQGYGQQPGGQAGLGQQPPRRPGLGQQPGGPQGYNQQTPRRPGLGQQPGGLPGYNQQSPRQPGLGQQPGGLQGYNQQSPRQLGPGQQPLGSGQQPRELQGYNQQSPRQGGFGQLPSQQQGPGQRPGGLQGLNQQPRGQVGLGQLPPGLQGYNQQQQGPGQKPSPQQGPRLQQARPQGYNQQPYGAGGAGGPANKANPYQGQPSQGQTPNPYLNQVPSQNQQQAGNPFQNGKGINPYLNQQQNKGPNQQASQHQIPPSFLKKDPKAKFPAFFPFGNTPGTSGNEGLFGGNSGLGLFSNLAPNVKANPGSAQYPTKPQQPPGNLQHFSAGQQPGDYPQQPKQGSPQTSYYPPSIPIKPPNRSGLQPKQQTPKQGYAPPGQGGQAYPGAGQVNNPYQNPNAAQSQHQPHQNPDLGAQRQPGYHPNVAPGLSPPGQRPPVQYPSQPSKPPTYPAPQAAIYPQDPTPAASSVQAAPVNFGGGGYNSGSSSQNTATNTTTTTRTKTPTATKTMAAPVAATTRARTATATPTATAGTTANRRHQAPSQ; this is encoded by the exons ATG GCCAAGGGATGGTTCTTACTGCTGGTCCTCGTGGCCAGCAGCTCAGCCCAGAGAAGCTTCAGTCGCCGGCCACCCGGTAGAGAGGAGCCACAGTACCAACCCGCTCCTGCACCTGCCCCGGCCCCTGCACAACAGGAGGAGCAGTATCCCCCTCAAG ACCAAGAACCTCCGCAGTCAGATCAACCAGACCCTGTGTCGAAAACCAAATCCCATTTTGATATCGGTCCCAGCAATTACGGGCCAGGAAACTATGGCCCCAGCCATGAAGACATCGGCCCGTCAGCTGCGGATTTTGGAGCGTCCATATTTTCTAACTCAGCGGCATTCAACCCGTTTGGCGGCGTATCAAGCTTTCGTCCAGCGAAACGCCCACTGGACGATCCACCGAAACAGTCGGACTATGACAGTCAAGCTCTTGGGGGACATACACCTTCAAATCAACAACCTGCATACGGACCCAGTAACCAGTCTCCGCGATCTGATTTCGGACAAAGAAGAGGGAGCAACCAGCCTTCGCATCCTGGTTTAGGGCGTCCTGGTGCTGGTTACCAAGCTCAGCAGCCTCATTTTCCACAGGCTGCTTCTGGTCATCAACCTCAGCAGGCACATTTAGGACATTTGCAACCTAGTTACCAACCTCAGCAGCCCGGATCGGGACATTCTGGCTTCGGGTACCCCCCTCAGCAGGCCGGCTACGGACAGCCAACGCCCAGTAACCAACCCCAGCAGCCCGGTTTGGGACACTCTGGTTCTGGTTACCACCCTCAGCAGGCTGGTTTGGGACGTGCCGGTTCAGAATTCCAACCACACCAGCCTGACTTCGGACCGCAAGATCCACGACTCCCACCCAGTGAGTCTCGCTATGGACAAGGAGGCGCAGGATATGGACAGAATCAGCCACATTACCCTTCGCCCCAAAACACGCAGCCCCAGCAAAAACCACCCGGACAGAGAGGAGCAGGAGGGCTGTTCTCAAACAGTGAAGGCTTAGGAAACGCCCTGGTCCCAACTCTAGGAATCTTGAACGGTCTAGGAAATGGTGGAGCAGGCGCTAACTCCAGGAGACCTCAGGAAGAACCTCTCCAAGGAGGCAGAAAGAAACCTAACCTGATCAAGAACGACCTGTTCGGTCAGTTCTTTGGTTCCAAGGGTAAATCGGACTTTGGCAATGATGACGACCTGCTGAAGACTCTGGGGCCCAGCGCCAGTCCCTTCCAGAGCAAGAAGGCAAACGACTTCCCACGCATTGGCGACCCTCCTCCGTCCAGACCGGCCTTCCAACGGCCCAGCCCGAAGAGTGACCAGTACGGTAATCCCAGTCCTTACGTGCAGAACCCTTACCCGTCACAGTCCTACGACGGTGCCCTCAGCAAGCAGATTTCACCGAATGAGCAACGTCGCAGGCAGCAAGGGGCCAGCCCTCAGCCATCTCCACAGGGGTACGGACAACAACCACCTCAGCAAGGCTATGGTCAGCAGCCAGGTGGACAAGCAGGTCTTGGCCAACAGCCACCTCGACGACCAGGACTGGGTCAGCAACCGGGTGGACCGCAAGGTTATAACCAGCAGACACCTCGACGACCAGGATTGGGTCAGCAACCGGGTGGACTGCCAGGATACAACCAGCAGTCTCCTCGACAACCTGGATTGGGTCAGCAACCGGGTGGACTGCAAGGTTATAACCAGCAGTCTCCTCGACAGCTTGGCCCGGGTCAGCAGCCGTTAGGATCAGGTCAGCAGCCGCGGGAGCTACAAGGCTACAACCAACAGTCACCTCGACAGGGAGGCTTCGGTCAGCTACCATCACAACAACAGGGGCCCGGCCAGCGTCCAGGAGGATTGCAAGGGCTTAACCAGCAGCCACGCGGACAGGTAGGACTTGGTCAGCTACCGCCTGGGCTCCAAGGGTATAATCAGCAGCAGCAAGGACCAGGACAAAAACCTTCTCCGCAGCAGGGACCCAGGTTGCAGCAAGCTCGACCCCAAGGATACAACCAGCAGCCGTACGGCGCGGGTGGCGCCGGAGGTCCCGCAAATAAGGCAAACCCGTACCAGGGGCAACCTTCTCAAGGCCAGACACCCAACCCCTACCTCAACCAGGTGCCAAGTCAAAATCAGCAGCAAGCTGGAAATCCTTTCCAAAACGGAAAAGGCATCAACCCATACCTGAATCAGCAACAAAACAAGGGACCGAACCAACAAGCCTCACAGCATCAGATCCCGCCGTCGTTTTTGAAGAAGGACCCCAAAGCCAAGTTCCCCGCCTTCTTCCCTTTCGGTAACACGCCAGGCACTTCGGGCAACGAGGGTCTCTTCGGCGGCAACTCGGGTCTAGGTCTCTTCTCTAACCTGGCTCCCAACGTCAAAGCTAATCCTGGCAGTGCCCAGTACCCGACAAAACCACAGCAGCCTCCAGGTAACCTTCAACACTTTAGTGCTGGCCAGCAGCCCGGTGACTACCCCCAGCAGCCCAAGCAAGGTTCACCCCAGACTTCGTACTACCCGCCCAGCATCCCCATCAAGCCGCCAAACCGGTCAGGCCTGCAGCCCAAGCAGCAGACGCCCAAGCAAGGCTACGCCCCTCCAGGCCAAGGCGGCCAGGCGTACCCAGGGGCGGGACAGGTCAACAACCCGTACCAGAACCCCAACGCAGCGCAGTCTCAGCACCAGCCTCACCAGAACCCCGACCTCGGTGCTCAGAGGCAGCCCGGGTACCACCCTAACGTGGCTCCGGGTCTTTCTCCTCCCGGGCAGCGCCCACCCGTTCAGTACCCCTCTCAGCCCAGCAAACCCCCGACCTACCCCGCCCCTCAAGCGGCGATTTACCCCCAGGACCCCACACCTGCTGCTTCTTCTGTCCAGGCCGCCCCGGTCAACTTTGGGGGCGGAGGTTACAACAGCGGTAGCAGTTCCCAAAACACCG CAACCAatacaacgacaacaacaaggaCGAAGACGCCTACAGCAACAAAGACCATGGCGGCTCCAGTAGCAGCTacaacacgcgcacgcacggcAACGGCGACGCCGACAGCTACGGCGGGGACGACAGCAAACCGCCGCCACCAGGCGCCATCCCAGTGA
- the LOC138969269 gene encoding uncharacterized protein isoform X1, with the protein MAKGWFLLLVLVASSSAQRSFSRRPPGREEPQYQPAPAPAPAPAQQEEQYPPQDQEPPQSDQPDPVSKTKSHFDIGPSNYGPGNYGPSHEDIGPSAADFGASIFSNSAAFNPFGGVSSFRPAKRPLDDPPKQSDYDSQALGGHTPSNQQPAYGPSNQSPRSDFGQRRGSNQPSHPGLGRPGAGYQAQQPHFPQAASGHQPQQAHLGHLQPSYQPQQPGSGHSGFGYPPQQAGYGQPTPSNQPQQPGLGHSGSGYHPQQAGLGRAGSEFQPHQPDFGPQDPRLPPSESRYGQGGAGYGQNQPHYPSPQNTQPQQKPPGQRGAGGLFSNSEGLGNALVPTLGILNGLGNGGAGANSRRPQEEPLQGGRKKPNLIKNDLFGQFFGSKGKSDFGNDDDLLKTLGPSASPFQSKKANDFPRIGDPPPSRPAFQRPSPKSDQYGNPSPYVQNPYPSQSYDGALSKQISPNEQRRRQQGASPQPSPQGYGQQPPQQGYGQQPGGQAGLGQQPPRRPGLGQQPGGPQGYNQQTPRRPGLGQQPGGLPGYNQQSPRQPGLGQQPGGLQGYNQQSPRQLGPGQQPLGSGQQPRELQGYNQQSPRQGGFGQLPSQQQGPGQRPGGLQGLNQQPRGQVGLGQLPPGLQGYNQQQQGPGQKPSPQQGPRLQQARPQGYNQQPYGAGGAGGPANKANPYQGQPSQGQTPNPYLNQVPSQNQQQAGNPFQNGKGINPYLNQQQNKGPNQQASQHQIPPSFLKKDPKAKFPAFFPFGNTPGTSGNEGLFGGNSGLGLFSNLAPNVKANPGSAQYPTKPQQPPGNLQHFSAGQQPGDYPQQPKQGSPQTSYYPPSIPIKPPNRSGLQPKQQTPKQGYAPPGQGGQAYPGAGQVNNPYQNPNAAQSQHQPHQNPDLGAQRQPGYHPNVAPGLSPPGQRPPVQYPSQPSKPPTYPAPQAAIYPQDPTPAASSVQAAPVNFGGGGYNSGSSSQNTGGDSIATQGGFRNSNQYNDNNKDEDAYSNKDHGGSSSSYNTRTHGNGDADSYGGDDSKPPPPGAIPVTFSDPSQISRKSPPVNTAPLTHGKPIQPVTLTPPPSTSAPKTSTDKYDYLKPKKPSDDLFGVNNLFSFPDRSKHDNFFPGGGGDGGGKPFPSFTKALGKELKNLQF; encoded by the exons ATG GCCAAGGGATGGTTCTTACTGCTGGTCCTCGTGGCCAGCAGCTCAGCCCAGAGAAGCTTCAGTCGCCGGCCACCCGGTAGAGAGGAGCCACAGTACCAACCCGCTCCTGCACCTGCCCCGGCCCCTGCACAACAGGAGGAGCAGTATCCCCCTCAAG ACCAAGAACCTCCGCAGTCAGATCAACCAGACCCTGTGTCGAAAACCAAATCCCATTTTGATATCGGTCCCAGCAATTACGGGCCAGGAAACTATGGCCCCAGCCATGAAGACATCGGCCCGTCAGCTGCGGATTTTGGAGCGTCCATATTTTCTAACTCAGCGGCATTCAACCCGTTTGGCGGCGTATCAAGCTTTCGTCCAGCGAAACGCCCACTGGACGATCCACCGAAACAGTCGGACTATGACAGTCAAGCTCTTGGGGGACATACACCTTCAAATCAACAACCTGCATACGGACCCAGTAACCAGTCTCCGCGATCTGATTTCGGACAAAGAAGAGGGAGCAACCAGCCTTCGCATCCTGGTTTAGGGCGTCCTGGTGCTGGTTACCAAGCTCAGCAGCCTCATTTTCCACAGGCTGCTTCTGGTCATCAACCTCAGCAGGCACATTTAGGACATTTGCAACCTAGTTACCAACCTCAGCAGCCCGGATCGGGACATTCTGGCTTCGGGTACCCCCCTCAGCAGGCCGGCTACGGACAGCCAACGCCCAGTAACCAACCCCAGCAGCCCGGTTTGGGACACTCTGGTTCTGGTTACCACCCTCAGCAGGCTGGTTTGGGACGTGCCGGTTCAGAATTCCAACCACACCAGCCTGACTTCGGACCGCAAGATCCACGACTCCCACCCAGTGAGTCTCGCTATGGACAAGGAGGCGCAGGATATGGACAGAATCAGCCACATTACCCTTCGCCCCAAAACACGCAGCCCCAGCAAAAACCACCCGGACAGAGAGGAGCAGGAGGGCTGTTCTCAAACAGTGAAGGCTTAGGAAACGCCCTGGTCCCAACTCTAGGAATCTTGAACGGTCTAGGAAATGGTGGAGCAGGCGCTAACTCCAGGAGACCTCAGGAAGAACCTCTCCAAGGAGGCAGAAAGAAACCTAACCTGATCAAGAACGACCTGTTCGGTCAGTTCTTTGGTTCCAAGGGTAAATCGGACTTTGGCAATGATGACGACCTGCTGAAGACTCTGGGGCCCAGCGCCAGTCCCTTCCAGAGCAAGAAGGCAAACGACTTCCCACGCATTGGCGACCCTCCTCCGTCCAGACCGGCCTTCCAACGGCCCAGCCCGAAGAGTGACCAGTACGGTAATCCCAGTCCTTACGTGCAGAACCCTTACCCGTCACAGTCCTACGACGGTGCCCTCAGCAAGCAGATTTCACCGAATGAGCAACGTCGCAGGCAGCAAGGGGCCAGCCCTCAGCCATCTCCACAGGGGTACGGACAACAACCACCTCAGCAAGGCTATGGTCAGCAGCCAGGTGGACAAGCAGGTCTTGGCCAACAGCCACCTCGACGACCAGGACTGGGTCAGCAACCGGGTGGACCGCAAGGTTATAACCAGCAGACACCTCGACGACCAGGATTGGGTCAGCAACCGGGTGGACTGCCAGGATACAACCAGCAGTCTCCTCGACAACCTGGATTGGGTCAGCAACCGGGTGGACTGCAAGGTTATAACCAGCAGTCTCCTCGACAGCTTGGCCCGGGTCAGCAGCCGTTAGGATCAGGTCAGCAGCCGCGGGAGCTACAAGGCTACAACCAACAGTCACCTCGACAGGGAGGCTTCGGTCAGCTACCATCACAACAACAGGGGCCCGGCCAGCGTCCAGGAGGATTGCAAGGGCTTAACCAGCAGCCACGCGGACAGGTAGGACTTGGTCAGCTACCGCCTGGGCTCCAAGGGTATAATCAGCAGCAGCAAGGACCAGGACAAAAACCTTCTCCGCAGCAGGGACCCAGGTTGCAGCAAGCTCGACCCCAAGGATACAACCAGCAGCCGTACGGCGCGGGTGGCGCCGGAGGTCCCGCAAATAAGGCAAACCCGTACCAGGGGCAACCTTCTCAAGGCCAGACACCCAACCCCTACCTCAACCAGGTGCCAAGTCAAAATCAGCAGCAAGCTGGAAATCCTTTCCAAAACGGAAAAGGCATCAACCCATACCTGAATCAGCAACAAAACAAGGGACCGAACCAACAAGCCTCACAGCATCAGATCCCGCCGTCGTTTTTGAAGAAGGACCCCAAAGCCAAGTTCCCCGCCTTCTTCCCTTTCGGTAACACGCCAGGCACTTCGGGCAACGAGGGTCTCTTCGGCGGCAACTCGGGTCTAGGTCTCTTCTCTAACCTGGCTCCCAACGTCAAAGCTAATCCTGGCAGTGCCCAGTACCCGACAAAACCACAGCAGCCTCCAGGTAACCTTCAACACTTTAGTGCTGGCCAGCAGCCCGGTGACTACCCCCAGCAGCCCAAGCAAGGTTCACCCCAGACTTCGTACTACCCGCCCAGCATCCCCATCAAGCCGCCAAACCGGTCAGGCCTGCAGCCCAAGCAGCAGACGCCCAAGCAAGGCTACGCCCCTCCAGGCCAAGGCGGCCAGGCGTACCCAGGGGCGGGACAGGTCAACAACCCGTACCAGAACCCCAACGCAGCGCAGTCTCAGCACCAGCCTCACCAGAACCCCGACCTCGGTGCTCAGAGGCAGCCCGGGTACCACCCTAACGTGGCTCCGGGTCTTTCTCCTCCCGGGCAGCGCCCACCCGTTCAGTACCCCTCTCAGCCCAGCAAACCCCCGACCTACCCCGCCCCTCAAGCGGCGATTTACCCCCAGGACCCCACACCTGCTGCTTCTTCTGTCCAGGCCGCCCCGGTCAACTTTGGGGGCGGAGGTTACAACAGCGGTAGCAGTTCCCAAAACACCGGTGGGGATTCCATCGCCACTCAGGGCGGTTTTCGTAACAG CAACCAatacaacgacaacaacaaggaCGAAGACGCCTACAGCAACAAAGACCATGGCGGCTCCAGTAGCAGCTacaacacgcgcacgcacggcAACGGCGACGCCGACAGCTACGGCGGGGACGACAGCAAACCGCCGCCACCAGGCGCCATCCCAGTGACATTTTCTGACCCCTCCCAAATCAGCCGCAAATCTCCACCCGTGAACACTGCGCCACTCACCCATGGAAAACCCATACAGCCGGTGACCTTGACCCCGCCACCGAGTACCTCTGCTCCGAAGACATCCACCGACAAATACGATTACTTGAAGCCGAAGAAGCCTTCTGACGATCTCTTCGGGGTTAACAATCTCTTCTCTTTCCCAGATCGTAGCAAACACGACAACTTTTTCCCTGGCGGCGGCGGCGACGGCGGTGGCAAACCGTTTCCTTCTTTTACAAAAGCCCTCGGTAAAGAACTGAAAAATTTGCAATTTTAA
- the LOC138969268 gene encoding calcium-binding protein P-like isoform X1: MTVLLVLALCMASALAGYPKYTDYYGPNVYGNKPANGYVPKPVYKQEYPLYGQGNKYPVNNNYPQNNNYGAQGGSYPPKQYGAQGVQGAQGAQGVYYPQANAYPQGNYPQANYRAPVENYPQANYRAPVENYAQKNYYPQVNYHQNAYPKTTYPQANYPAGGYYPKNGYPQENNYPQTTYPKQNNQGYYANAGRARYNNNAGNYPAKTAYPAKDTYAPSKTNFYPPRLVYPIKDNRQNSQLGKRPGSVSKSAFPSFNNFKIPGFAFGKALFN; the protein is encoded by the exons ATG ACCGTTCTCCTAGTCCTGGCCCTGTGTATGGCCTCTGCTCTGGCTGGTTACCCCAAGTACACGGACTACTATGGGCCTAAT GTGTACGGGAACAAGCCAGCAAATGGCTACGTGCCCAAGCCCGTCTACAAGCAGGAGTACCCCCTTTACGGCCAGGGGAACAAGTACCCGGTCAACAACAACTATCCCCAGAACAACAACTACGGTGCACAGGGCGGGTCGTATCCTCCGAAACAATATGGTGCCCAGGGTGTCCAGGGTGCCCAGGGGGCCCAGGGTGTCTATTACCCTCAGGCAAACGCCTACCCGCAGGGAAATTATCCTCAGGCAAACTACCGTGCCCCGGTTGAGAATTATCCTCAGGCAAACTACCGTGCCCCGGTTGAGAACTACGCTCAGAAGAACTACTACCCCCAGGTTAACTACCACCAGAACGCCTACCCCAAGACTACCTACCCACAGGCCAACTACCCAGCGGGTGGCTACTACCCAAAGAACGGCTACCCACAAGAGAACAATTATCCCCAGACAACCTATCCCAAGCAGAACAACCAGGGTTATTACGCCAACGCTGGACGCGCTCGATATAACAACAACGCTGGGAACTACCCGGCTAAAACCGCCTACCCGGCCAAGGACACATACGCTCCTTCCAAGACCAATTTCTACCCGCCCAGACTGGTGTACCCAATCAAGGACAACCGACAGAATAGCCAATTGGGCAAGAGGCCTGGTTCTGTATCCAAGTCTGCCTTCCCAAGCTTCAACAATTTCAAGATCCCCGGCTTTGCTTTTGGCAAAGCGCTGTTTAATTAA